In the Aneurinibacillus soli genome, one interval contains:
- a CDS encoding DUF6933 domain-containing protein: MLTIQCTKKLASELKFDISGDKPINRDPLYSWHAHLFLWNRRKCVLVMNNKTRYNFVLFGLRKDDFKQFDDIVVHAIAENLLGDGADKAIIDKYVQNCTSVSYTVTSDRSIISQINEMIMAAECKMTQDKLDGTEPDIGELNRWLNRYIMMKLPKLYSGETMLEELLHLGDL; this comes from the coding sequence CTGACAATTCAATGCACGAAAAAACTAGCTAGTGAACTAAAATTTGATATATCGGGAGATAAGCCGATAAATCGTGATCCGCTTTATTCGTGGCATGCGCATTTGTTTTTATGGAACCGCCGCAAATGTGTGCTGGTAATGAATAATAAGACAAGATACAACTTTGTTCTGTTTGGTCTTAGAAAGGATGACTTCAAACAGTTTGATGATATCGTTGTTCATGCTATAGCTGAAAACTTGTTAGGAGATGGGGCGGATAAAGCTATTATTGACAAGTATGTGCAGAACTGTACGTCCGTTTCATATACTGTCACAAGCGATCGGAGTATTATCAGTCAGATAAATGAGATGATAATGGCTGCTGAGTGCAAAATGACACAGGATAAACTTGACGGTACGGAGCCAGATATTGGTGAACTAAACCGCTGGCTGAATCGGTATATTATGATGAAATTGCCAAAACTATATTCGGGAGAAACTATGCTGGAAGAACTGTTACACTTGGGAGATTTATGA
- a CDS encoding helix-turn-helix domain-containing protein, whose product MRVDIDAVINLAKTKGWSTPELASKIGINYSYLFRILTGEKKGGAKFLGGIYHLCKNEKLNIDDYILLD is encoded by the coding sequence ATGCGAGTGGATATTGATGCAGTAATCAACCTAGCTAAAACCAAAGGATGGAGCACCCCTGAACTTGCCAGTAAAATCGGAATAAATTACTCGTATTTATTCCGTATATTAACGGGCGAGAAGAAGGGCGGTGCTAAGTTTTTAGGTGGAATATATCACCTATGTAAAAATGAAAAGTTAAATATAGATGATTATATTCTTTTAGATTAA
- a CDS encoding C40 family peptidase, which produces MFKKVVSVVVLSSAFVTGMCNVAIPNASAATYHHSHHRSHHHSHSAIPSSTTASQGQQGQQGQQGQQGQGEQVAAYAQQFLGVNYTHGGRSPQTGFDCSGFAYYVYKHFGITLSTGPAGQLQQGTQVSKSDLQPGDIVFFSSEHSHSGYHEGIYIGNNKFIHAVAPGRPVQITNLDSSWYTQRFLEARRYL; this is translated from the coding sequence ATGTTTAAAAAAGTCGTTTCTGTTGTCGTACTATCTAGTGCTTTCGTGACAGGTATGTGCAATGTAGCTATTCCGAATGCAAGCGCAGCAACCTATCACCATTCTCACCACCGCTCTCACCACCACTCTCACTCTGCAATCCCATCGTCTACAACGGCCTCACAGGGGCAGCAGGGACAGCAGGGTCAACAAGGACAACAAGGACAAGGAGAGCAAGTTGCAGCTTACGCGCAGCAATTCCTCGGTGTTAACTATACACACGGGGGACGATCTCCACAAACTGGCTTTGATTGCTCAGGATTCGCCTATTATGTATACAAACATTTTGGCATTACCTTATCTACAGGACCAGCTGGCCAATTGCAACAAGGGACACAGGTGAGTAAGTCGGACTTGCAGCCAGGAGACATTGTATTCTTCAGCTCCGAGCATTCTCACAGTGGTTACCATGAAGGAATTTACATCGGGAATAATAAATTCATTCATGCGGTTGCTCCGGGAAGACCTGTCCAAATCACCAACTTAGACTCTTCCTGGTATACACAACGCTTCCTAGAAGCTCGACGATATTTATAG
- the selD gene encoding selenide, water dikinase SelD produces the protein MSTNNNLKLTALSTKGGCGCKIGPMDLAQVLQRLPKTEPHPNLLVGLDTSDDAGVFKISDDLALVQTLDFFTPIVNDPYSFGQVAAANALSDIYAMGGKPLTVMNIVAFPIHKLDKQVLAEILQGAAEKVREAGATLVGGHSIDDNEPKFGLAVTGLVHPDHVKTNANAQAGDQLILTKPIGVGILTTAIKNDRLNEEEIERVTKVMTTLNKVAAETMAKYTVHACTDVTGFGLLGHALEMAKGSQVGITIEQSNVPILPRVRELAESGCMPGGTKNNFVHVESSVQFADDLDMIERYILCDAVTSGGLLISVANQDAEKLLEALVHAGVEAKRIGYVTDENPGRITVL, from the coding sequence ATGTCGACGAACAATAATCTGAAGTTAACCGCCTTATCAACGAAGGGAGGTTGTGGATGTAAAATTGGTCCTATGGATTTGGCGCAAGTACTTCAGCGTTTACCTAAGACCGAGCCGCATCCCAATCTGCTTGTTGGTCTGGATACGAGTGACGATGCTGGAGTATTTAAGATTTCAGACGATCTGGCACTCGTGCAAACACTCGACTTCTTTACCCCTATTGTGAACGATCCGTATTCATTTGGACAGGTTGCGGCAGCAAACGCCCTCAGTGATATTTATGCAATGGGAGGAAAGCCGCTTACGGTTATGAATATCGTAGCCTTTCCTATCCACAAATTGGACAAACAAGTTCTGGCGGAAATTTTGCAAGGTGCGGCTGAAAAAGTACGTGAGGCCGGAGCGACTCTTGTTGGCGGTCACTCGATCGATGATAACGAGCCAAAATTTGGTCTTGCTGTAACGGGGCTCGTTCATCCAGATCACGTGAAAACGAATGCGAATGCCCAGGCAGGAGATCAGTTGATTTTAACAAAACCGATTGGGGTCGGTATTTTGACAACAGCCATTAAGAATGATCGTCTTAACGAAGAGGAGATTGAACGTGTCACGAAGGTTATGACGACACTGAATAAAGTGGCTGCGGAAACAATGGCGAAGTATACCGTACATGCATGTACAGATGTTACAGGCTTTGGCCTGCTTGGACATGCGCTGGAAATGGCAAAAGGTAGCCAGGTTGGGATTACCATTGAACAATCTAACGTACCGATTTTGCCTCGTGTACGTGAGTTGGCTGAGAGCGGATGCATGCCTGGAGGTACGAAAAATAATTTTGTACATGTTGAAAGTTCGGTGCAGTTTGCAGACGACCTCGACATGATCGAACGGTATATTTTATGCGATGCGGTCACTTCAGGAGGATTATTGATTTCGGTTGCGAATCAAGACGCGGAGAAGCTGTTAGAAGCATTGGTGCATGCTGGCGTTGAAGCGAAACGGATTGGATATGTGACGGATGAAAATCCGGGACGCATAACCGTTTTGTGA
- a CDS encoding acyl-CoA thioesterase has protein sequence MNAKPSKLSRCVKANIVLPPDTQHHYTLFGGRLMQLIDEVAVLSATRHARRPCVTASTDSVDFLSPVRVGDSICLVAYVTWTSRTSMEVFIRSTAEDLMTGERRIAAVSFQTLVAVDDMGKPMPIPGVIPETEEEKYLFKTAPERAIARKTHRAQTKDLIENLTYINTNHLDVSEQLYGVVNG, from the coding sequence ATGAATGCAAAGCCAAGTAAACTTTCGCGTTGCGTCAAAGCAAATATCGTACTTCCACCCGATACGCAACACCATTACACGCTGTTCGGGGGCCGACTGATGCAGTTAATTGATGAGGTGGCGGTATTGTCCGCTACGCGTCATGCGAGACGGCCATGTGTAACAGCGTCTACGGATTCTGTAGATTTTCTCTCCCCTGTACGTGTAGGGGATTCCATATGCCTGGTTGCGTATGTTACGTGGACAAGTCGGACTTCAATGGAAGTATTCATCCGCTCTACCGCTGAAGATTTGATGACAGGGGAACGCCGGATTGCGGCGGTATCGTTCCAGACGCTTGTGGCCGTAGATGATATGGGGAAACCGATGCCGATTCCGGGTGTTATCCCGGAGACGGAGGAAGAAAAGTATTTATTTAAAACTGCACCGGAGCGGGCGATTGCACGCAAAACGCACCGGGCACAGACGAAAGATCTGATTGAGAATTTAACGTATATTAATACGAATCACCTGGATGTAAGTGAGCAGCTGTACGGGGTAGTAAACGGATAG
- the mnmH gene encoding tRNA 2-selenouridine(34) synthase MnmH, with protein sequence MFQDLNIQELLERHARGELMLVDVRSPAEFAEATIPGSVNIPIFDNTERAEVGTLYKQVSVDAAKERGLEIVSSKLPRFIKQFQQYDSQLAVFCWRGGMRSKTTATLLSLMGIRAFRLAGGVRAYRKWVVERLSQYDFHPRAVVLGGNTGSGKTYILHRLKEQGYPILDLEAAAGHRGSIFGEIGLQSNNQKSFDSLLLSQLEEAADAPYVVMEAESRRIGKILLPEFVMQAKISGIHIIVQLPLHERVRIIMEEYRPEEHKEQCLEAFVKIKNRIHTPVAAEIERHLLNDEYEEAIRLLIEYYYDPRYKYMEQTYIEEPIIIEADCVEAAVEAVKRHLNLVFSV encoded by the coding sequence TTGTTTCAAGATCTAAACATCCAGGAATTACTCGAACGCCATGCCAGAGGGGAGCTTATGTTAGTCGATGTTCGTTCTCCTGCGGAATTTGCAGAAGCTACCATTCCGGGGAGTGTGAACATTCCTATTTTTGATAATACGGAACGGGCTGAAGTCGGCACACTCTATAAGCAAGTGAGTGTGGATGCGGCGAAGGAACGCGGGTTAGAAATCGTTTCAAGTAAGCTTCCTCGGTTTATTAAACAATTTCAGCAGTATGATTCTCAACTAGCTGTTTTTTGTTGGCGGGGAGGTATGCGAAGTAAAACAACGGCGACGTTGCTTTCGCTTATGGGCATACGTGCTTTCCGCCTGGCTGGAGGAGTGCGAGCCTATCGGAAATGGGTAGTCGAAAGGCTTTCGCAATACGATTTTCATCCACGTGCGGTTGTTCTGGGAGGGAATACGGGTTCTGGGAAAACGTATATTCTTCACCGCTTAAAAGAGCAGGGCTACCCGATCCTTGACCTGGAAGCAGCGGCCGGGCATCGGGGTTCGATTTTCGGGGAAATTGGATTACAATCGAATAATCAAAAGTCTTTCGATTCTTTATTATTGAGTCAGCTTGAGGAGGCGGCCGATGCTCCCTATGTAGTTATGGAAGCGGAAAGTAGACGAATCGGTAAAATTTTGCTTCCTGAGTTTGTTATGCAAGCTAAAATCAGCGGCATACATATCATCGTACAATTGCCGCTTCATGAACGTGTGCGGATTATTATGGAAGAATATCGTCCCGAGGAGCATAAGGAGCAGTGCCTAGAGGCGTTCGTAAAAATAAAGAATCGAATCCATACTCCGGTAGCAGCGGAAATCGAACGTCACCTTCTGAACGATGAATATGAAGAGGCGATTCGCTTATTAATTGAGTATTATTATGATCCGCGATATAAATATATGGAACAAACGTATATAGAAGAGCCCATTATCATTGAGGCTGATTGCGTTGAAGCAGCTGTTGAAGCGGTGAAACGTCATCTAAACCTCGTTTTTTCAGTTTGA
- a CDS encoding cupredoxin domain-containing protein: MKKKMVVLFATSIVTASMLSACGTSTKQADSSSAPATTSSSSQASAPATSAPSNQTPAPAAQASNNQAPTGKVVEVKVMAKDFEFDKKEIRVKKGDKVKITLMSDDGGHGFEIPDYKVNIKGNGSAEFVADKAGTFQYDCSVMCGSGHDKMTGKLIVE; this comes from the coding sequence ATGAAAAAGAAAATGGTTGTTTTGTTTGCGACTTCTATCGTAACAGCTTCCATGTTAAGTGCTTGTGGAACGAGTACGAAACAAGCTGACAGTTCTTCGGCACCTGCTACAACATCATCAAGCAGTCAAGCATCAGCACCTGCTACGTCAGCTCCGAGCAATCAGACTCCTGCTCCAGCTGCGCAAGCTTCGAATAATCAGGCTCCTACTGGAAAAGTAGTAGAAGTAAAAGTCATGGCAAAAGATTTTGAGTTTGATAAAAAAGAAATCCGCGTGAAAAAAGGGGACAAGGTAAAAATCACCTTGATGAGTGACGACGGTGGACACGGTTTCGAAATTCCAGACTATAAGGTGAACATTAAAGGAAACGGAAGCGCAGAGTTTGTCGCAGATAAGGCCGGTACGTTCCAATATGACTGTTCCGTGATGTGTGGAAGTGGTCACGATAAAATGACTGGAAAATTGATTGTCGAATAA